Proteins encoded by one window of Mechercharimyces sp. CAU 1602:
- a CDS encoding winged helix-turn-helix domain-containing protein, which produces MMIHSKDPIQLGSGYVLDTHQEVLTQGKSQLTFSRTEFRILYLLALNLGKIVPAEELITFAWGSPHVGDSTLYVYISRLRKKLITVYPHPTIISQRNVGYVLYPMFKPSTPTS; this is translated from the coding sequence ATGATGATTCATTCTAAAGATCCCATTCAATTAGGTAGTGGCTATGTACTCGACACTCATCAGGAAGTTCTTACCCAAGGTAAGTCACAACTAACTTTCTCCCGAACGGAATTTCGAATCCTCTACTTACTCGCTCTTAATCTCGGTAAGATTGTTCCAGCCGAAGAGCTCATCACCTTCGCTTGGGGTTCTCCTCACGTCGGTGACAGTACGTTATATGTATATATCAGCCGTTTGCGCAAGAAATTAATCACAGTGTATCCACACCCAACAATCATCTCCCAACGCAATGTAGGGTATGTACTCTACCCGATGTTTAAGCCTTCTACACCTACATCGTAA
- a CDS encoding ketoacyl-ACP synthase III family protein: MVHLEQVEAYVPEARVPIEQLGERLELNRYQIKLFQRIHGLHEICMDEEQSLVSLLIKPLARILMYAPNVVEHVRYLVYCHTIKTVTPYPINVLEEVKEEFGLQHALSFSLTQQNCSSGLVAMELADDLLRGDGDPEARVLILLGEKASHPTLQLIPNTTIMGEAAAALVVRAGVGKDEVVAIHRTISGQYAAGINISAESLRQFEQSYVPTLVKTIQLTLDKANLSLQEIEWILPHNVNLSSWTQVARALSFPVEKIYLDNVSKLGHCFCADSFINYQDVVKQGMMRRGSYYLLVTVGLGAVFTVAVMRH, translated from the coding sequence GTGGTTCACCTTGAACAGGTAGAGGCGTATGTACCAGAAGCGCGCGTCCCGATTGAACAATTAGGAGAGAGATTGGAGTTAAATCGCTATCAAATAAAACTCTTCCAGCGAATTCACGGATTACATGAGATATGTATGGATGAGGAGCAGTCACTCGTTTCGTTGTTAATTAAGCCATTGGCAAGAATTTTGATGTACGCTCCGAATGTGGTTGAGCACGTTCGCTATCTTGTTTATTGCCATACGATTAAGACAGTAACACCCTACCCGATTAATGTATTGGAAGAGGTGAAGGAGGAGTTTGGTTTACAACATGCGCTCTCTTTTTCGCTCACACAGCAAAACTGTTCTTCTGGACTGGTAGCCATGGAATTGGCAGATGATTTACTCCGTGGCGATGGCGATCCAGAGGCACGAGTACTTATTTTGTTGGGTGAAAAAGCTTCCCATCCGACGTTACAGCTGATTCCCAATACGACCATAATGGGCGAAGCGGCTGCAGCATTAGTGGTGCGAGCCGGGGTGGGAAAAGATGAAGTGGTGGCGATACACCGTACGATTAGTGGGCAGTACGCTGCAGGTATCAATATCTCAGCAGAGAGCCTACGCCAGTTTGAACAGTCCTATGTTCCTACATTAGTAAAAACTATTCAGCTTACGCTAGATAAAGCAAATCTGTCTTTACAAGAGATAGAGTGGATATTACCTCATAATGTAAATCTATCTTCATGGACACAAGTGGCACGAGCGCTCTCATTTCCAGTAGAGAAAATTTACTTGGATAACGTATCGAAGTTAGGCCACTGCTTTTGCGCTGATTCGTTTATCAATTATCAAGATGTGGTGAAGCAAGGAATGATGCGGCGGGGTTCATATTATTTGTTGGTGACGGTAGGGTTGGGAGCCGTGTTTACGGTGGCGGTCATGCGTCATTAG
- a CDS encoding ATP-grasp domain-containing protein, with product MHVQTSTFWSKWKEGVVGDEQATLILLGNFEVEEYWAQDRLKLPSVSGKGGRRIVHRMEELGVFLASTEDVVVMKAGMDVTYQQYMQEIKHPLPNMISLSRNIPHLSITENLLQCEQTIAQLKMLRQEHSALYLLPFGVSGHEEELAQLTGIPLAVPSQAIFERVNSKIYSRKINEELGIRQVPGVCCEGIAELQSGFARMRASLTAGKKIVLKDAHGVSGKGITVIESEKRFQQLLKMLTRSCTGKKEQVAFVLEEWVEKRCDLNVQAVITRTGEVLLHAIKEAVTRGGVHQGHYFPARLTPTQRTQLYEVVQKLGHALYADGYFGMMGVDAMVGVDDSLWPNVEINARLNLSTYQSLLEERYVAAGQVMWAKHYPVQLVRPLPFRDLRDRLDDLLLTKRGECGLFIHNHATMNAAYQEDGKPFPGRLYALLIADEDEQLYALNDEVEQRLQSLI from the coding sequence ATGCACGTACAAACATCAACGTTCTGGTCGAAATGGAAAGAAGGAGTCGTTGGAGACGAGCAGGCAACTCTGATTTTGCTCGGTAACTTTGAGGTAGAGGAGTATTGGGCACAAGATCGTCTGAAATTACCAAGTGTGAGTGGGAAAGGGGGGCGTCGGATTGTTCATCGGATGGAGGAACTGGGCGTTTTTCTCGCCTCTACGGAAGACGTTGTGGTAATGAAGGCAGGGATGGATGTTACTTATCAGCAATATATGCAAGAAATTAAACATCCACTACCTAACATGATCTCCTTATCCCGCAATATCCCTCACTTGTCGATTACAGAAAACTTATTGCAATGCGAGCAGACCATCGCCCAGTTAAAGATGTTGCGACAGGAGCATTCTGCGCTCTATCTTCTTCCTTTTGGTGTTTCCGGTCATGAGGAGGAGCTAGCACAGTTAACAGGAATTCCACTTGCAGTTCCCTCTCAAGCTATTTTCGAGCGAGTAAATAGTAAAATTTATTCGCGTAAGATTAATGAGGAGTTAGGGATCAGACAAGTTCCGGGGGTTTGTTGTGAAGGAATAGCCGAATTACAGTCTGGATTTGCTCGTATGAGAGCATCTTTGACGGCAGGAAAAAAGATAGTGCTCAAAGATGCCCACGGTGTTTCCGGTAAAGGGATCACCGTAATTGAGTCGGAGAAACGTTTTCAACAGCTGCTTAAGATGTTGACTCGAAGTTGTACAGGGAAGAAGGAACAGGTGGCATTTGTCTTAGAGGAATGGGTGGAGAAGAGATGCGATCTTAACGTACAAGCTGTAATTACTCGTACAGGAGAGGTGCTACTGCATGCCATAAAAGAAGCGGTAACTCGGGGAGGTGTGCATCAAGGACATTACTTTCCGGCTCGGTTGACGCCAACACAGCGAACGCAGCTATATGAGGTAGTACAGAAGCTAGGACATGCCTTGTACGCAGATGGCTACTTTGGGATGATGGGGGTTGATGCGATGGTGGGTGTAGATGATTCCTTGTGGCCCAATGTAGAAATCAATGCTCGTCTAAATTTATCTACTTATCAGTCTCTTTTGGAAGAGCGCTATGTGGCAGCGGGACAGGTTATGTGGGCAAAGCATTACCCTGTTCAGTTGGTAAGGCCCCTCCCTTTTCGTGATTTACGAGATCGTCTAGACGATCTGCTTTTGACGAAACGAGGCGAATGCGGTCTTTTTATTCATAATCATGCAACGATGAATGCTGCTTATCAAGAAGATGGGAAACCATTTCCCGGTCGCTTGTATGCTCTTCTGATCGCTGATGAAGATGAACAATTGTATGCATTAAACGATGAGGTGGAACAACGGTTGCAATCACTGATCTAG
- the lysA gene encoding diaminopimelate decarboxylase codes for MDGQYRVQGKSLSALADEYDTPLYVYDGHVMVNTFRSLQECLSNEFEFFYSLKANPNLSVYALLQQLGARAEVSSLTELEIAIRAGTPAENIIFLGPGKSMTELIACIDYGIYAIVCESFGELEQIERLAQQRGRIVDVALRINPAFTVKGSRLTMGGKPRQFGIDEEQVLEQLPLVRSYRHIRMLGVHVYMGTRILEADVIAQNTEKIFALTRRVEQRLGYTLDMVDIGGGLGVPYFDQEQELDVVSLANKLNPLVESFRGDHPHTRIIMELGRYLVGMSGILVTRVRYKKDSFGETFLIVDGGTHCHMAAVGIGSFVKRNFPIRHVEKYQCDPTHSYHITGPLCTPNDQIGKAVMLPEVEVGDLLGLFHSGAYGPTASPVLFLSHGFPAEVMVYKGEAFLIRERDTTADMLRKQRLLDGMKVEANTRR; via the coding sequence ATGGATGGGCAATATCGAGTGCAGGGAAAGTCGCTTTCTGCGTTAGCAGACGAGTATGACACTCCTTTGTATGTATATGATGGCCATGTGATGGTAAATACATTTCGCTCGTTACAAGAATGTTTGAGTAATGAGTTTGAGTTTTTCTACTCACTTAAAGCTAACCCTAATCTATCAGTATATGCACTCCTACAGCAGTTGGGTGCACGAGCTGAAGTGTCGTCATTAACAGAGTTAGAGATAGCGATCCGTGCGGGTACACCTGCAGAAAATATCATTTTTTTAGGACCAGGTAAAAGTATGACTGAGCTGATAGCCTGTATCGACTATGGCATTTATGCCATTGTGTGTGAGTCATTTGGTGAACTGGAGCAGATTGAGAGGCTGGCACAACAGAGGGGGCGCATCGTTGATGTGGCTTTGCGTATCAACCCGGCCTTTACAGTTAAAGGCTCCCGGTTGACGATGGGGGGGAAACCGCGTCAATTTGGCATCGACGAAGAACAAGTACTGGAGCAACTGCCATTGGTGCGTTCGTATCGACATATCCGAATGCTAGGGGTACACGTCTATATGGGTACTCGGATTTTAGAAGCAGATGTCATTGCTCAAAACACTGAGAAGATCTTTGCTCTGACCCGCCGAGTTGAGCAGAGATTAGGATATACACTGGATATGGTCGATATTGGAGGAGGATTAGGTGTTCCTTATTTTGACCAGGAGCAGGAGCTGGATGTAGTAAGCTTAGCTAATAAGCTTAATCCACTGGTTGAATCGTTTCGGGGAGACCATCCGCATACGCGTATCATTATGGAATTGGGGCGTTATTTGGTAGGGATGAGCGGGATATTGGTGACTCGTGTTCGCTACAAAAAGGATTCCTTTGGGGAGACGTTTCTAATTGTGGATGGTGGAACGCATTGTCATATGGCGGCGGTGGGTATAGGGTCTTTCGTGAAACGCAATTTTCCAATCCGACATGTAGAGAAGTATCAATGTGACCCCACGCATTCGTATCACATCACAGGACCACTTTGTACACCAAACGATCAGATCGGCAAGGCAGTAATGTTACCAGAAGTAGAGGTGGGGGATTTACTGGGTCTTTTTCATTCGGGTGCATATGGACCGACCGCTTCTCCAGTCTTATTTTTAAGTCATGGATTTCCAGCAGAAGTGATGGTGTATAAAGGAGAAGCGTTTTTGATTCGAGAACGGGATACGACAGCTGACATGTTGCGCAAACAACGTTTACTAGACGGTATGAAAGTAGAAGCGAATACACGCCGATGA
- a CDS encoding acyl carrier protein, translated as MKREQVVVAIKRSLKEVLNMKEVDHITEKTSLFDDLALDSTSVLELLMVLEDEVEGLYVDPETLEPHHFETVGSLATYIESHLKDVTEHVG; from the coding sequence ATGAAAAGAGAGCAAGTGGTTGTGGCGATTAAGCGCTCCTTAAAAGAAGTGCTAAATATGAAAGAAGTGGATCATATCACAGAGAAGACCTCTCTTTTTGATGATTTGGCGCTGGATTCCACGTCGGTGTTGGAATTATTGATGGTGTTAGAAGATGAAGTGGAAGGCTTGTATGTGGATCCAGAGACGTTAGAACCGCACCATTTTGAAACAGTGGGGTCGTTGGCGACGTATATTGAATCGCATCTTAAAGATGTGACAGAGCATGTTGGCTAA
- a CDS encoding 3-oxoacyl-[acyl-carrier-protein] synthase III C-terminal domain-containing protein: MNGTFGIKGIGTYIPATFQTVEEVLAGVGAGVGERRLLERIHQLRQIPMVKSGQRLEETITYALEDLKTKVESCSIDVALYAHSQFTHVPFRYDLLYKVLEVQGWEHVPCYGVDQLNCASFFAALQLAHSIFARDELVENVLLISADQSNFLSYGRYISRATIMGDSATALLLTRTGFRHRYLFTSVHSDPRFHRGFYDSEENRKAFNHDYLSNIMEGMEHTLREVGMGLEEVDFILPHNVNHTTWRRFSERSGMKADKVMTAWISQLGHTYTTDAQLILAQLLAKSVFQAGNRYMMVGVGLGCFVGTAIFEVIEEGVG, encoded by the coding sequence ATGAACGGTACATTTGGTATTAAGGGAATAGGAACCTATATCCCTGCTACTTTTCAGACAGTAGAAGAGGTCTTGGCAGGAGTAGGAGCAGGAGTGGGCGAACGGCGTTTGTTGGAACGGATTCACCAACTGCGCCAAATTCCTATGGTGAAGTCAGGGCAGCGTTTGGAAGAAACTATCACCTATGCGCTCGAAGATCTAAAGACAAAAGTGGAAAGCTGTTCGATCGATGTGGCTCTCTATGCTCATTCTCAGTTTACACATGTACCCTTCCGCTACGATCTTCTGTATAAAGTACTTGAGGTGCAGGGATGGGAACATGTCCCCTGTTATGGTGTGGATCAGCTAAATTGTGCTTCTTTTTTTGCTGCATTGCAATTGGCGCATTCCATCTTTGCTCGGGATGAATTGGTAGAGAATGTGCTTTTAATATCCGCTGATCAGAGTAATTTTTTGTCTTATGGACGCTATATTTCTCGAGCTACGATTATGGGTGATTCGGCTACTGCTCTGCTGCTTACACGTACAGGTTTTCGCCATCGCTATCTTTTTACATCTGTGCATTCAGATCCACGTTTTCATCGTGGCTTCTATGATTCTGAGGAGAATCGGAAAGCATTTAACCACGACTATCTTTCCAATATTATGGAGGGAATGGAGCATACATTGCGGGAAGTTGGGATGGGGCTGGAAGAGGTGGATTTCATTTTGCCGCACAACGTAAATCACACCACATGGCGACGCTTTAGCGAGCGTAGCGGCATGAAAGCAGATAAAGTGATGACCGCATGGATTTCGCAGTTGGGTCACACTTATACTACGGATGCCCAGCTCATTTTAGCACAACTGTTAGCAAAGTCTGTGTTTCAAGCGGGAAATCGGTACATGATGGTGGGAGTTGGATTGGGTTGCTTTGTGGGTACCGCTATCTTTGAAGTGATAGAGGAAGGAGTAGGCTGA
- a CDS encoding acyl-CoA dehydrogenase family protein: MGSEVKGMVSTAAWKEYEEQLTVISQRFRQIGMELEREPEMIATVVEEEPLRIYRKQMLPPDYNDEPVKTADGTLFYGLTCQERVRSFEKLAYGDFGVTLACPGPSLSGMVIQDLADEEQQDRYYTRLVEKPTWTFFALTEPGYGSDPMGMETRLTKEQVGDGYRLHGEKMFIGNGARADVGVVFARKTSGPLGIEVVLVETNHLEGFKADSLETWGVRAAGLSRLTFTHCHIAEEQVVGRHLRPMKRGMMGAVTTFNKMRPSIAAAALGIAQAAYDYVYEQRRQWLEAEKTTLQNLELELISVRQLIRRAAEEVDANPRNGHYASVAKVQASSLAERMTDSALMLMGAGSIYEHPCLYKWYRDARACEFMEGTSHIQKQTVFQAFMSGKMQHV, from the coding sequence ATGGGTAGTGAGGTGAAAGGGATGGTATCGACAGCTGCTTGGAAGGAATACGAGGAGCAATTAACCGTTATCTCTCAACGCTTCCGTCAAATCGGGATGGAGTTGGAAAGGGAGCCGGAGATGATCGCTACAGTGGTGGAAGAAGAGCCGCTTCGGATCTATCGCAAACAGATGCTTCCTCCTGACTACAACGATGAACCAGTAAAAACGGCAGATGGAACCTTGTTTTATGGACTTACCTGTCAGGAGCGGGTGCGCTCTTTTGAAAAATTGGCATATGGTGATTTTGGCGTTACTCTCGCTTGTCCAGGCCCGTCTTTGTCAGGGATGGTGATTCAGGACTTAGCAGATGAAGAGCAACAGGATCGTTACTATACACGCTTAGTGGAGAAGCCGACTTGGACTTTTTTCGCTTTGACTGAGCCAGGTTATGGTTCTGATCCGATGGGGATGGAAACTCGGTTGACGAAGGAACAAGTAGGAGACGGATATCGCCTACATGGGGAGAAAATGTTTATTGGTAATGGTGCGAGAGCAGATGTGGGCGTTGTGTTCGCCCGCAAAACATCAGGTCCTCTCGGGATCGAGGTGGTACTGGTAGAAACAAATCACCTAGAGGGATTTAAAGCAGATTCATTGGAGACATGGGGGGTGCGCGCAGCAGGTCTTAGCCGTTTAACTTTTACTCATTGTCACATCGCTGAGGAGCAAGTGGTCGGTCGTCATTTACGCCCGATGAAGCGAGGAATGATGGGGGCTGTTACCACCTTTAACAAGATGCGTCCTAGCATTGCAGCTGCAGCATTAGGGATTGCGCAAGCTGCGTATGACTATGTATATGAACAGCGCCGTCAGTGGTTGGAAGCGGAGAAAACTACACTACAAAACTTGGAGTTAGAGCTTATATCTGTACGGCAACTAATTCGGCGAGCGGCAGAGGAAGTGGATGCGAACCCTCGTAATGGCCATTATGCCTCGGTGGCGAAAGTACAGGCATCTTCATTGGCAGAAAGGATGACAGATTCAGCGCTTATGTTGATGGGAGCTGGTTCGATCTACGAGCACCCTTGTTTATACAAATGGTATCGTGATGCACGTGCATGTGAGTTTATGGAGGGGACGTCGCATATACAAAAACAGACTGTGTTTCAGGCCTTTATGAGTGGGAAGATGCAACATGTATAG
- a CDS encoding MATE family efflux transporter — protein MGRLDYVHGNITKLLYLTFIPMLIASIVNVVMVVSQAVFIGQVGGEAVNIRGFYLPISFFMTALLEAMQLSTQVVLAKRKGAGQQKQIAQSFYRFLFFGLLLMGMFGVLIIVTLPLLTTFFGVDAAYAGLFQRFVSGMVVVELIVVMNIVIAASLRALGKVNIASFIAVMGSVLNIALMYYFILVRGMGLQGIVLAFLITSSLQFIASYSYIVWLKEIPIGFPRGIRGKDEMVTAILRGVGVPVFLSYCSITLGLLLFNLIMESFGDVAVGGYGAAYSIQTLVIIPGILLGSAMGIVMNQNLGSGKLERVFAVYKKGILQAFYFYLPLSLFVFLLREPLASVFFRAADREVFLPYAVGYLAIVAPTYLFMGPMLTTLITLEQMGKGMKALGMNLTYFLLIALLGWAVTTWTNDVSSFYWTVAFCNLIGISGLYYGYRLMHAEFSVSRQEGEEKEMVSGA, from the coding sequence ATGGGAAGACTGGATTATGTGCATGGCAATATAACAAAACTTTTATATCTTACATTTATTCCAATGTTGATTGCTTCCATCGTCAACGTAGTTATGGTAGTTTCACAAGCGGTTTTTATTGGACAAGTGGGGGGAGAGGCAGTAAATATACGCGGCTTCTATTTGCCGATCTCTTTCTTTATGACAGCATTGCTAGAAGCGATGCAGTTGTCGACACAAGTGGTGCTGGCAAAGCGAAAAGGGGCGGGTCAACAAAAACAGATCGCTCAAAGCTTTTACCGCTTCCTGTTTTTTGGCTTATTGCTTATGGGAATGTTTGGAGTGCTAATCATCGTAACACTGCCGTTACTAACAACCTTTTTCGGTGTTGATGCAGCATATGCAGGACTTTTTCAACGCTTCGTCAGTGGGATGGTTGTGGTGGAACTGATTGTAGTGATGAATATTGTGATCGCAGCTAGCCTACGTGCACTCGGAAAAGTGAACATCGCCTCGTTTATTGCAGTTATGGGTTCCGTACTCAATATTGCGCTGATGTATTATTTTATTCTTGTACGTGGCATGGGATTGCAAGGGATTGTGCTGGCGTTTCTCATTACTAGTAGTCTTCAGTTTATCGCTAGCTATAGCTATATAGTATGGCTAAAAGAGATTCCGATCGGATTTCCGCGAGGGATACGAGGAAAAGATGAGATGGTGACAGCGATTTTACGTGGGGTTGGCGTGCCTGTTTTCCTATCGTATTGCTCTATCACCTTGGGGTTATTGTTATTTAACCTGATCATGGAGTCGTTTGGTGATGTAGCCGTAGGTGGTTATGGTGCGGCGTATAGCATCCAAACCCTTGTGATTATACCAGGCATTTTATTGGGATCGGCAATGGGCATTGTGATGAATCAAAACTTAGGATCAGGGAAGTTGGAGCGAGTGTTTGCTGTTTATAAAAAAGGGATCTTGCAGGCATTCTATTTCTACCTCCCGCTGTCCCTCTTCGTCTTCCTACTGCGGGAACCACTTGCTTCTGTCTTCTTTCGCGCTGCTGATCGGGAGGTTTTTTTACCATATGCTGTGGGCTATTTGGCGATTGTGGCTCCTACTTATCTCTTTATGGGTCCAATGTTGACGACGTTGATCACATTGGAACAGATGGGGAAAGGAATGAAAGCACTCGGGATGAATCTTACTTATTTTCTTCTCATCGCGCTCCTCGGTTGGGCGGTAACAACCTGGACGAATGATGTGAGCTCATTCTATTGGACGGTCGCCTTTTGTAACCTAATCGGCATATCCGGCTTGTATTATGGATATCGTCTCATGCATGCGGAGTTTAGTGTTTCTCGTCAGGAAGGTGAAGAGAAAGAAATGGTGTCAGGGGCATGA
- a CDS encoding arginase family protein, whose protein sequence is MKPVYVWQEVEGGYVGADEAVTHFYKLDDDPSLQRRSPPRLCHVKAPMHPCFRFAPMVGHPRAQVVILDIPYAKGSCAEGSTVAQFGELLRVQTGQKPVWARLDEKFASGIRDLDDGGSLFSGLLFEDWGTLQLGQPEEPMSTLAEVVQKVLEEQQILFSLGGDHSLTYHVIQQELAYIEEPLIVIDFDAHHDCGTTPLLADEVNHANFIRHLLADERIAAIVQLGVRGVRSWGQWCEHPKLRQISAKKMKPETIESVLYELMGKHPRAVHYVTFDMDCLDPSQFPLVDYPVANGPTWEQVRLCLQSVFQMRAPLLGVDMVEGQGVLIEGKVPIAYEMAVQVFAHLLDGIKRRYSVLKQYEGKREERRG, encoded by the coding sequence ATGAAACCCGTTTATGTTTGGCAAGAAGTAGAAGGTGGGTATGTGGGTGCCGATGAAGCGGTCACCCACTTTTATAAATTAGATGATGATCCGAGTTTACAAAGGCGCTCGCCGCCGAGGCTTTGTCATGTTAAAGCTCCTATGCATCCGTGCTTTCGGTTTGCACCGATGGTGGGGCATCCGCGAGCGCAGGTTGTGATTCTTGATATTCCGTATGCAAAAGGGTCATGTGCGGAGGGATCAACCGTAGCACAATTTGGCGAGCTGTTACGTGTACAGACTGGGCAGAAGCCCGTATGGGCACGACTTGATGAGAAGTTTGCTTCAGGGATAAGAGACTTAGATGATGGTGGATCTCTTTTTTCTGGCCTTCTGTTTGAGGATTGGGGTACGCTTCAACTGGGCCAACCAGAAGAGCCGATGTCTACACTGGCTGAAGTGGTGCAGAAGGTGCTGGAAGAGCAGCAGATCTTGTTTTCGTTAGGCGGAGATCATTCGCTCACGTATCATGTGATTCAACAAGAGTTGGCGTATATCGAAGAGCCGCTTATCGTGATTGATTTCGATGCCCATCATGACTGCGGCACAACGCCTCTGTTAGCAGACGAAGTGAATCATGCTAACTTTATCCGTCATTTGTTGGCAGATGAGCGAATCGCGGCGATTGTACAATTGGGCGTGCGTGGAGTTCGATCGTGGGGGCAGTGGTGTGAACATCCTAAACTGAGGCAAATCTCTGCTAAAAAGATGAAGCCGGAAACGATTGAATCGGTGTTGTATGAATTGATGGGGAAGCACCCTCGTGCGGTTCATTACGTTACCTTTGATATGGATTGTTTGGACCCGAGTCAGTTTCCCTTAGTGGATTATCCAGTTGCTAATGGCCCTACTTGGGAGCAAGTGCGACTATGTTTACAATCTGTCTTTCAGATGAGAGCCCCTTTGCTGGGGGTAGATATGGTAGAGGGACAAGGGGTTCTTATCGAAGGGAAAGTTCCGATAGCGTATGAGATGGCAGTGCAAGTGTTCGCTCATCTCTTGGACGGGATCAAGAGAAGATATTCTGTATTGAAGCAGTATGAAGGAAAAAGAGAGGAGCGGAGAGGGTGA
- a CDS encoding pitrilysin family protein yields MVKPAFTSHPAIESFRTAMGMEVLVVPLTGCMRTYATLAIGMGAMEQYVSRKGDGRLRLPFGTAHFLEHLVYHQFLSNIGMEGDTHAVTSHWLTCYQVATTREWQQAIVPLLAIAEEEQLTVTEFIMRRERRVISHEIEMYQEQGNVVVDQLLKRALFPSGHPLTVDIAGTTRSVADVSAPLLQQCFDIFYRAERMKLVLVGNVTSDEVHARLGDFESIPAEDSRREEVIPTEKRWEFYSSGKGGVVVESRPVPLPFLKVGFMEQGVPLAGELLLRYLSIAEVALEALWGKESEFYQSLFEQGVIGDHFNWESKAIRGCAYSSLGGVTANPQMVVDQIKERLVEVSHLGLAEERIERAKERRAGKHLLAADDLRHYSITLAHGMMQQMMEWKRLAILKSVTISDVEAWIQSHCKIEGLRVAVVEKG; encoded by the coding sequence ATGGTTAAACCCGCTTTTACTTCTCATCCTGCGATCGAAAGCTTCCGCACAGCGATGGGAATGGAAGTATTGGTTGTTCCGTTGACAGGGTGTATGCGCACGTATGCTACCTTAGCTATTGGGATGGGGGCGATGGAGCAGTATGTTTCTAGAAAAGGCGATGGTCGACTCCGTCTCCCCTTCGGTACAGCTCACTTTTTAGAGCATCTTGTTTATCATCAATTTTTATCTAATATTGGGATGGAGGGGGATACACATGCAGTGACATCGCACTGGCTAACTTGCTATCAGGTAGCGACAACGAGGGAATGGCAGCAAGCGATCGTCCCATTGTTGGCGATTGCGGAGGAAGAGCAGCTTACTGTAACGGAGTTTATTATGCGGCGAGAACGACGTGTCATCTCACATGAAATCGAGATGTATCAGGAGCAAGGTAACGTAGTAGTGGATCAATTGTTAAAGCGTGCCCTCTTTCCATCTGGACATCCGTTAACGGTAGATATTGCGGGTACGACCCGGAGTGTCGCTGATGTATCAGCTCCACTGTTGCAACAATGTTTTGACATTTTTTATCGAGCCGAGCGGATGAAGTTGGTTCTGGTTGGGAATGTGACATCAGATGAGGTACATGCTCGATTGGGTGACTTTGAAAGCATTCCCGCTGAGGATAGTAGGAGAGAGGAAGTTATTCCGACTGAGAAGAGATGGGAGTTTTATTCATCAGGTAAGGGCGGAGTGGTGGTTGAAAGCAGGCCCGTCCCACTGCCCTTCCTTAAGGTGGGGTTTATGGAGCAAGGTGTTCCGTTGGCAGGGGAGCTCTTATTACGCTACTTGTCGATAGCGGAAGTGGCGTTGGAAGCACTTTGGGGGAAAGAATCAGAATTTTATCAGTCTCTATTTGAACAGGGTGTGATTGGTGATCACTTTAATTGGGAGAGTAAAGCTATACGGGGATGTGCTTATTCTTCCTTAGGAGGGGTGACGGCTAACCCTCAGATGGTCGTTGACCAAATCAAGGAGAGACTGGTGGAAGTAAGTCATCTGGGGCTGGCGGAAGAGAGGATTGAGCGGGCGAAGGAGAGGCGTGCAGGCAAGCACCTTCTTGCCGCTGATGATTTACGTCACTATAGTATAACGCTGGCACACGGTATGATGCAACAGATGATGGAATGGAAGCGTCTTGCTATACTGAAGAGTGTGACTATATCAGATGTAGAAGCATGGATTCAATCTCACTGTAAAATAGAAGGACTGCGTGTAGCGGTCGTGGAAAAGGGGTAA